In the Drosophila takahashii strain IR98-3 E-12201 chromosome 3R, DtakHiC1v2, whole genome shotgun sequence genome, one interval contains:
- the Ass gene encoding argininosuccinate synthase produces MAGETVILAYSGGLDTSCILKWLLDQQYEVICVLADVGQKEDFAAAEKKALKIGAKKVIVADVKQSFVEDYIWPSIQMGLVYEERYLLGTSLARPCISVALMEVARQCGAKYLAHGATGKGNDQVRFELCAYALKPDLKIIAPWRDVEFCRQFQGRQDLIAYAQQHGIEVSAKPATPWSTDANILHISYESGILEDPNTVAPDNLYEMTVDPLTKAPRNPVRLVIQFNRGLPTGVEDLASSRVYTKPLEMLEFLNRLGGSYGIGRIDIVENRYVGLKSRGVYETPGGTILYAAHQDLEVFALDREVLRTKQVLRDRMADYVYNGFWFSPEAIYARKCIELAEQRVSGKVTVELAPGYCRVVARKAAKDVGALYNEQLVSMDVHGGYVPQDAGGFIAINAVRIREHVRAFGAYEVPEQDKR; encoded by the exons ATGGCTGGCGAAACTGTTATTTTGGCATATTCTGGTGGCCTAGACACTAGCTGCATCTTAAAGTGGTTGTTGGACCAGCAGTATGAGGTCATATGCGTCCTAGCGGATGTTGGTCAGAAGGAAGACTTTGCCGCCGCCGAGAAGAAGGCCTTAAAAATTGGGGCAAAGAAG GTGATCGTGGCCGATGTGAAGCAGTCCTTCGTAGAAGACTATATCTGGCCGTCCATTCAGATGGGCCTTGTCTACGAGGAGCGCTATCTGCTGGGCACTTCTCTGGCCCGTCCATGTATCAGTGTTGCTCTGATGGAGGTGGCCCGCCAGTGCGGGGCTAAGTACCTTGCCCATGGAGCCACCGGAAAGGGAAACGACCAGGTGCGCTTTGAGCTGTGCGCCTATGCCCTCAAACCGGATCTTAAG aTCATTGCTCCGTGGAGGGATGTGGAGTTCTGCCGCCAGTTCCAGGGTCGTCAGGATCTCATTGCCTATGCCCAACAGCACGGAATTGAGGTGAGCGCCAAGCCGGCCACTCCTTGGAGCACCGATGCCAACATCCTGCACATCAGCTACGAGTCCGGAATCCTCGAAGATCCCAACACAGTGGCTCCGGACAATCTCTACGAAATGACCGTCGATCCCCTGACTAAGGCGCCTCGGAATCCCGTTCGCCTGGTTATTCAGTTCAATCGGGGACTGCCCACCGGTGTGGAGGATTTGGCCAGCAGTCGAGTTTATACCAAACCACTGGAGATGCTGGAATTCCTCAACCGGCTGGGCGGATCTTACGGCATCGGTCGGATTGACATTGTTGAAAATCGTTATGTGGGACTAAAATCGCGCGGGGTATACGAGACGCCAGGAGGCACCATCCTGTACGCTGCTCACCAGGACCTCGAGGTCTTCGCCTTGGACCGCGAGGTACTCCGCACCAAGCAAGTACTGCGGGATCGCATGGCCGACTACGTGTACAATGGTTTCTGGTTCAGTCCGGAGGCGATTTATGCGCGCAAATGCATCGAGTTAGCCGAGCAGCGGGTCTCCGGAAAGGTAACCGTGGAATTGGCACCTGGATATTGCCGCGTCGTCGCCCGAAAGGCGGCGAAGGATGTCGGAGCTCTTTACAACGAACAGCTCGTATCCATGGACGTCCATGGTGGCTATGTGCCGCAGGATGCGGGCGGCTTTATTGCCATCAACGCTGTCAGGATAAGAGAACATGTCCGAGCATTCGGAGCCTACGAAGTGCCAGAGCAGGACAAACGATAA
- the LOC108057648 gene encoding Golgi-associated plant pathogenesis-related protein 1 → MMFLKILMFMLLAAFEVDRLYAMNMDNARIVLRESNKRRDRHGVPHLALDMALSEGCQTYATQLAKSNNMTYSDPTNKKYTENICKYEIRAGALSRCVHNWYHGRKFDKLDPRAKEFTALIWRSSQFMGYGDANINALQGVFVVRYTPPGNVPGLYTDNVPPKKEKKKHKHKKKHKHKHDEDGASCLDNRYVILMSSLFFLSTIWE, encoded by the exons atgatgtttttaaaaatattaatgtttaTGCTCTTGGCGGCCTTTGAG gTCGACCGTCTGTATGCCATGAACATGGACAATGCCCGGATAGTTCTTAGAGAATCAAACAAAAGGAGGGATCGACATGGAGtgccacatttggctttggacATGGCTCTTAGCGAAGGATGCCAAACATATGCTACG CAACTGGCGAAGTCGAATAATATGACATACTCGGACCCcactaataaaaaatacacagaaaacatctgcaaatatgaaattaGAGCGGGAGCTCTATCAAGATGCGTCCATAATTGGTATCATGGAAGAAAATTTGATAAGTTAGACCCGAGAGCTAAGGAGTTTACTGCACTGATTTGGAGGTCTTCCCAATTTATGGGCTATGGAGACGCTAACATAAA TGCTTTACAAGGTGTTTTTGTGGTCAGATATACTCCACCCGGAAATGTCCCAGGACTATACACGGACAATGTGCCTcctaaaaaggaaaaaaagaagcataAGCATAAGAAGAAGCACAAGCATAAGCATGATGA AGATGGTGCCAGTTGCCTAGATAATCGATATGTCATTTTGATGTCGAGTCTTTTCTTTCTATCCACTATTTGGGAGTGA